The Pantoea sp. At-9b genome includes a window with the following:
- the pal gene encoding peptidoglycan-associated lipoprotein Pal translates to MQLNKVLKGLMLALPVIAVAACSSHKNNNNDQTGMGADGAYGSGQNGNMSSDEQARLQMQQLQQNNIVYFGLDKYDVQSEYAQMLDQHAAFLRSNPSYKVTIEGHADERGTPEYNIALGERRANAVKMYLQGKGVSADQMSIVSYGKEKPAVLGHDEAAYAKNRRAVLVY, encoded by the coding sequence ATGCAACTGAACAAAGTGCTGAAGGGTTTGATGCTGGCTCTGCCGGTTATCGCGGTAGCTGCATGTAGCTCTCACAAAAACAACAACAATGACCAGACTGGCATGGGTGCTGATGGCGCTTACGGTTCTGGCCAGAACGGTAACATGTCTTCTGACGAGCAGGCACGTCTGCAGATGCAGCAGCTGCAGCAGAACAACATCGTTTACTTCGGCCTGGACAAGTATGACGTGCAGTCTGAGTACGCTCAGATGCTGGATCAGCACGCTGCTTTCCTGCGTAGCAACCCGTCTTACAAAGTGACCATCGAAGGTCATGCGGATGAGCGCGGTACGCCGGAATACAACATCGCCCTGGGCGAGCGTCGTGCTAACGCAGTGAAAATGTACCTGCAGGGTAAAGGCGTGTCAGCTGATCAGATGTCTATCGTTTCTTACGGTAAAGAGAAGCCGGCAGTTCTGGGTCACGACGAAGCGGCTTACGCTAAAAACCGTCGTGCCGTTCTGGTTTACTAA
- the cpoB gene encoding cell division protein CpoB has protein sequence MMSNFRLHLLSLSLLVGVAAPWAANAQASISSVGSGSVEDRVTTLERISNAQAQLLQQLQQQMSDNQSDIDSLRGQIQQNTYQLNQVIERQKQIYQQIDSLSSGNNGAQASGGGDAAAAAGGAGAGATAAATGSSDSAAAAPTQSGDANSDYNAAVALILEKKQYDQAITALQAWVKRYPDSTYQPNANYWLGQLFYNKGKKDDAAYYFATVVKNYPKSPKAAEALFKVGVIMQEKNDTAKAKAVYQQVIKQFPNSESAKLAQKRLAGL, from the coding sequence ATGATGAGTAACTTCAGACTTCATTTATTGAGTCTGTCGTTACTGGTTGGTGTAGCGGCCCCCTGGGCCGCTAATGCCCAGGCGTCAATCAGTAGCGTTGGCTCAGGCTCGGTCGAAGACCGTGTCACCACTCTTGAACGTATCTCCAATGCCCAGGCTCAGCTTCTGCAGCAGTTGCAGCAGCAGATGAGTGACAACCAAAGCGATATCGATTCGCTGCGCGGGCAAATTCAGCAGAACACCTATCAGCTTAATCAGGTGATTGAGCGCCAGAAGCAGATCTACCAGCAGATCGACAGTTTGAGCAGCGGTAATAACGGCGCTCAGGCCAGCGGTGGTGGTGATGCCGCAGCGGCGGCTGGTGGGGCTGGCGCAGGTGCGACAGCGGCCGCTACAGGCAGCAGTGATAGCGCAGCAGCAGCACCGACGCAAAGCGGTGATGCTAACAGCGACTACAATGCCGCTGTGGCGCTGATTCTGGAGAAGAAACAGTATGACCAGGCCATTACTGCGCTGCAGGCATGGGTGAAACGTTATCCTGATTCTACCTATCAGCCCAATGCCAATTACTGGCTGGGGCAGTTGTTTTACAACAAGGGCAAAAAGGACGATGCGGCCTATTATTTTGCCACTGTGGTAAAAAACTACCCGAAATCGCCGAAAGCCGCAGAAGCGTTGTTTAAGGTTGGGGTGATCATGCAGGAGAAGAACGACACGGCGAAAGCCAAAGCGGTCTACCAGCAAGTGATCAAACAATTCCCGAACAGCGAATCAGCAAAGCTGGCGCAGAAACGTCTCGCCGGGTTGTAA